A genomic region of Metopolophium dirhodum isolate CAU chromosome 1, ASM1992520v1, whole genome shotgun sequence contains the following coding sequences:
- the LOC132936017 gene encoding myosin heavy chain, skeletal muscle-like produces the protein MGDKCKNEIKVDIRNETIENTLNDLRLQISILKHQNLNIKSKLDEDINKGCAMTKLLQKRKPFRQTKTGEVIFPGKKEMDFKLDVMTREILKLRTVLNGLKRNHNQINSAGNSNKIKSNCSDTNNEDSKNKKLNEELCEQYNTMKDTFDKIVLEISKYRVLSDNKIKEMDNSNSQLTKTQEEFYNAVTTLAQIESNTLDDVEIVRKEFKDVKDRLDGLKSEAEHQIDELNATNESYMNGLQEKEYQIVRSNNLSKEKAKLTAEFESEFNRHKEYFKKRVSQVEFLPAALQAVQKQMILEKELRTSLEQNVEILSKKLKTTKNDSCNDSLDMNQLLKSKAQLKIKQMKLEKILEEKLRCCDEIKTYKYQQKSVLGKIKSETKLKINDLRRILKAPAEEYLNTINKLQNQISQIEAYSCFENDQLKLMSSIMQKPIDVLASILKEAREQITAIGNLQNVLTVCPKICS, from the exons atgggCGATAAATGCAAGAATGAGATAAAAGTGGATATAAGAAACGAAACAATTGAGAACACTTTAAATGATCTAAGATTacaaatatctatattaaagcaccagaatttaaatatcaaatcgAAATTGGACGAAGAT ATTAATAAAGGATGTGCAATGACAAAATTGTTACAAAAAAGG aagcCTTTTAGACAAACAAAAACTGGTGAAGTGATATTTCCCGGGAAAAAGGAAATg GATTTTAAACTGGATGTAATGACAAGAGAAATTTTGAAGTTAAGAACGGTATTAAATGGCTTGAAAAGAAACCACAATCAAATCAATTCAGCTGGAAACAGTAATAAAATCAAATCTAATTGTTCT GATACTAATAATGAAGAcagcaaaaataaaaagttaaacgaAGAACTGTGCGAACAATATAACACAATGAAAGACAcatttga taaaattgtattagaaaTATCGAAGTACCGTGTACTAtcagacaataaaataaaagaaatggaCAATAGTAATTCACAGTTGACAAAAACACAAGAAGAATTTTACAATGCAGTTACAACATTAGCACAGATAGAATCG aaCACTTTAGACGATGTAGAGATTGTACGAAAAGAATTTAAAGACGTCAAAGACCGCTTGGATGGTTTGAAATCGGAGGCTGAGCATCAAATTGACGAGTTAAACGCTACAAATGAATCG taCATGAATGGTCTTCAAGAAAAAGAGTATCAAATAGTCCGATCTAATAACCTGTCCAAAGAGAAGGCGAAGCTTACGGCGGAATTCGAATCTGAATTCAATCGACATAAA gaatatttcaaaaaacgaGTTAGCCAAGTAGAATTTTTGCCCGCTGCGTTACAAGCAGTTCAAAAACAAATGATCCTTGAAAAAGAATTAAGAACTTCGCTGGAACAAAATGTTGAAATTCTCAGTAAAAAGCTAAAAACAACT aaaaatgatTCTTGTAATGACTCTCTTGACATGAATCAATTATTGAAGTCTAAAGCTCAACTGAA aatcaAACAAATGAAATTGGAAAAGATTTTAGAAGAAAAACTACGTTGCTgtgatgaaataaaaacatataagtaTCAACAAAAATCTGTGCTAGGCAAGATAAAATCCGaaacaaagttaaaaataaacgatttaCGTCGTATTTTAAAAGCACCTGCtgaagaatatttaaataccatTAATAAACTTCAAAATCAAATATCTCAAATCGAGGCATATTCTTGTTTTGAAAACGATCAACTAAAACTT atgtCTTCGATCATGCAAAAACCAATCGACGTATTAGCCAGTATTTTAAAAGAAGCAAGAGAACAAATCACCGCTATAGGAAATCTACAGAATGTACTTACTGTCTGCCCAAAAATATGTTCGTAA
- the LOC132936015 gene encoding kinesin-like protein KIF27: protein MNSTSDLLTKNLKPLPIRNPFGRVKKKGLDIDSVINEIKFDQKLISVFNTYNKYINFRFDYVIRTSITQLPDELNHNVDHSEFDQSQHIILDCISSNNSLDNVTKLREELKTLTTEVNLKRKELSLISINEDGLKINIKHLEDIISIKKNFIIEFASYAEIRCNAKEKIQKEYNRINKKYKKILSQLNKSNKMTKTNYGNGTSKDKDYGEQTNNRILRYEDKIKKMDDIIKIASDSKEKLLQYQIALQTSNDRLKTFYDQLNNQIKNKQEVSLLLIQNEKRIKQLKTNLSNLEVLSSVEKSRVHTSSNLIENDNLKKEFLDLQNMRNEILSSRPRGMFNPKYQKENNLFKEDIRKYLENNEAIDSIDYLIELKNNMCNNNTNLLHFIHTNSNETKIFLKCLSTLNIDEVKKLLVHYFIKVVDLKESGRENDEIISKLDAINDIQRHNIVSLTNNYQEFHLSIEKKFMVLKKDYQAKVNMLFQLVQEENNAITMFKTRQEIVGLKKKIIELEKLQTVKHKDTSVVPEPHICSNLLEASKSESETMSSAKVIYHKNKLKIQKNKFKLI from the exons ATGAATTCAACGTCAGACCTACTTACCAAAAACCTAAAACCTTTACCAATTCGCAATCCATTTGGTAGAGTGAAAAAAAAGGGTCTGGACATTGACAGTGtaataaatgaaattaaatttgatcaAAAGTTAATAAGTGTGTTTAACACTTACAACAAGTACATCAATTTTCGGTTTGACTATGTCATCAGAACAAGTATTACTCAGTTACCTGATGAACTCAATCATAATGTTGACC attctgaatttGATCAAAGTCAACATATTATACTAGATTGTATTAGTAGTAACAATAGTTTAGATAATGTTACAAAACTCCGAGAAGAATTGAAAACTTTAACAACagaagtaaatttaaaaagaaaagaattGAGTTTAATTTCCATTAATGAGGatggattaaaaattaatattaaacatttagaaGACATTATATCAATTAAG aaaaatttcaTCATTGAATTTGCCAGCTATGCAGAAATCAGATGTaatgcaaaagaaaaaattcaaaaagaatacaatagaataaacaaaaaatataaaaaaattttaagtcagttaaacaaatcaaataaaatgacAAAAACTAATTATGGTAATGGAACTAGTAAAGATAAGGATTACGGGGAGCAAAccaataatagaatattacgatatgaagataaaattaaaaaaatggatgatattataaaaattgccAGTGATAGTAAAGAGAA attacTACAATATCAAATAGCTTTACAAACTTCTAATGATcgcttaaaaacattttatgaccaattaaataaccaaataaaaaataaacaagaagtttcattattattaatacaaaatgaaaagcgaattaaacaattaaaaactaatttatctaatttggag gtTTTATCAAGCGTAGAAAAAAGTAGAGTACATACATCATCAAATTTAATTGAGAATGATAatctaaaaaaagaatttttggATTTGCAAAATATGAgaaatgaaattttaagttcACGTCCTAGAGGAATGTTCAATCCCAAGTATCAAAAG gaaaataatttatttaaagaagatattcgaaaatatttagaaaacaatGAAGCAATTGATtccatagattatttaattgaattaaaaaataatatgtgcaataataatacaaatttattacattttattcatacg AAttcaaatgaaacaaaaatttttttgaagtgTCTGTCAACTTTAAATATAGATGAAGTAAAGAAATTGttggtacattattttatcaaagttGTTGATTTAAAAGAATCTGGACGAgaaaatgatgaaataatatctaAGCTTGat gcaataaatgatatacaaaggcataatattgtgtctttaactaataattatcaaGAATTTCATTTGtcaatcgaaaaaaaattcatggtGTTAAAAAAAGATTATCAAGCAAAAGTTAATATGTTATTCCAACTAGTTCAAGAAGAAAATAATGCTATTACTATGTTTAAGACGAGACAAGAAATCGTAGgacttaaaaagaaaataatcgaATTGGAGAAGTTACAAACAG tgAAACATAAGGACACTTCAGTGGTGCCAGAACCCCATATCTGTTCAAATCTTCTAGAGGCTTCGAAATCAGAATCTGAAACTATGTCATCTGCCAAAGTAATAtaccataaaaacaaattgaagatacaaaaaaataaatttaaattgatttaa